A window from Shewanella livingstonensis encodes these proteins:
- a CDS encoding HGGxSTG domain-containing protein, with amino-acid sequence MTKFNLDSLPKCGAKTRNGKPCKRYGNKVNGRCKLHGGRSTGAKTKEGKLAVRINALLNEFTWYFNNRYYMKIKKSDMHNGILAYLELVELTNMKALELKDEVYKIVEQYHVELEMSKYYITMREGADALIIIQSALDHYYKDTAAQHLYFHVYTPLYPAPFFDRLEGSKAQQDKEMQILIRTAKKKGDYYTGRACPNTMRKVLIKAP; translated from the coding sequence ATGACTAAATTTAACCTAGACAGCCTGCCTAAATGCGGAGCAAAGACCCGAAATGGTAAACCATGCAAACGTTATGGTAATAAGGTCAATGGTCGTTGCAAGCTTCATGGTGGACGCTCTACTGGAGCAAAAACTAAAGAAGGAAAGTTAGCTGTGCGCATTAATGCTCTACTAAATGAATTCACGTGGTACTTCAACAACCGCTATTATATGAAGATTAAAAAATCAGACATGCACAATGGAATTCTTGCCTACTTAGAGCTCGTTGAACTCACCAACATGAAAGCTTTAGAACTCAAAGATGAGGTTTACAAGATTGTAGAGCAGTATCATGTTGAACTTGAAATGAGCAAATACTATATAACTATGCGTGAAGGTGCTGACGCCTTAATTATCATTCAATCAGCACTAGATCATTACTACAAAGATACTGCCGCTCAACACCTCTACTTCCATGTGTACACTCCTCTCTATCCCGCACCATTTTTCGATCGACTCGAAGGCTCGAAAGCCCAACAAGATAAAGAGATGCAAATACTCATTCGCACTGCAAAAAAGAAGGGCGATTACTACACAGGTAGAGCCTGTCCGAACACTATGCGCAAAGTGTTAATAAAAGCACCTTGA